Proteins found in one Geomonas subterranea genomic segment:
- a CDS encoding chromate resistance protein ChrB domain-containing protein: MKWITREHVKVDRVACPWLIRCFIDKDVSFTTCRTLERHHLSGVWGGMHLPD, from the coding sequence ATGAAATGGATTACGCGAGAGCATGTCAAAGTGGACCGGGTGGCCTGTCCCTGGCTGATCAGGTGTTTTATCGATAAGGACGTTTCGTTTACCACTTGTCGCACCTTAGAACGGCATCATCTGTCGGGTGTATGGGGGGGCATGCATCTGCCTGATTAA